Proteins from one Triticum aestivum cultivar Chinese Spring chromosome 7A, IWGSC CS RefSeq v2.1, whole genome shotgun sequence genomic window:
- the LOC123154989 gene encoding citrate-binding protein-like has product MASLTSPWLVLLVGMGCTFLAAASGGSRNPTAGFEKVELTDGDFQVQSPSNVPESQRFQYRNGVRTFWVHRNDKPINTATHTNPRSEVKLRGHDYSSGVWQFEGYGYVPSGTSGASVMQIHNQEGAAHSTILMLHVYNGVLRFYSGTVVEPDIYNRWFRLNVVHDVRASTVAVYIDGKHKFGTSVTPSESYYFKFGVYMQHHDQSSCMESRWTNVTLYTKH; this is encoded by the exons ATGGCCTCCCTCACAAGTCCATGGCTAGTGCTTCTCGTGGGCATGGGCTGCACGTTCCTCGCGGCAGCCAGCGGCGGTAGCCGGAACCCCACCGCCGGCTTCGAGAAGGTGGAGCTCACCGATGGCGACTTCCAGGTGCAGAGCCCGTCCAACGTGCCGGAGAGCCAGCGGTTCCAGTACCGCAACGGGGTGCGGACGTTCTGGGTGCACCGAAACGACAAGCCCATCAACACCGCCACCCACACCAACCCTCGCTCCGAAGTGAAGCTCCGG GGCCACGACTACTCGTCGGGGGTGTGGCAGTTCGAGGGCTACGGCTACGTGCCGTCGGGGACCTCCGGCGCATCGGTGATGCAGATCCACAACCAGGAGGGCGCCGCGCACTCGACGATACTGATGTTGCACGTCTACAATGGTGTCCTGCGCTTCTACAGCGGGACGGTGGTCGAACCCGACATCTACAACCGGTGGTTCCGCCTAAACGTGGTGCACGACGTCCGGGCATCGACGGTGGCCGTGTACATCGACGGCAAGCACAAGTTCGGCACCAGCGTGACCCCCAGCGAGTCCTACTACTTCAAGTTTGGGGTGTACATGCAGCACCACGACCAGTCCAGCTGCATGGAGTCGCGTTGGACCAACGTCACGCTCTACACTAAGCACTGA